One window of Gloeocapsa sp. PCC 73106 genomic DNA carries:
- a CDS encoding 2TM domain-containing protein, which produces MPPRWPRQPDRRDPDYRRLDDRMNFAVHVAIFLATNSGLWFFHNFKYSNWSWLIWFSLTWLALLVFHLIYITAIANYSVKSHE; this is translated from the coding sequence ATGCCTCCTCGTTGGCCACGTCAACCCGATCGCCGAGATCCCGATTACCGTCGTTTAGACGATCGCATGAATTTTGCGGTTCATGTAGCTATATTTTTAGCTACTAACTCGGGTTTATGGTTTTTCCATAACTTCAAGTATAGTAACTGGTCTTGGTTAATTTGGTTCAGTCTTACTTGGTTAGCATTGTTAGTTTTCCATCTAATTTATATAACAGCGATCGCTAATTATTCTGTAAAATCCCATGAGTAA
- a CDS encoding DUF3181 family protein codes for MSNSNTTEAIEALAATIGENVYIDVAKWRLFLAEAHLHTVVAEKAYPLLQDNSLTEDKVLALLGDIPVKLGGGKTELPLRDLISMQSQIKLIEILEEFQDKF; via the coding sequence ATGAGTAACTCCAATACAACCGAAGCAATCGAAGCCCTAGCCGCCACTATCGGCGAGAATGTCTATATAGACGTGGCTAAATGGCGTCTTTTTTTAGCAGAGGCGCATCTTCATACAGTTGTCGCCGAAAAAGCCTATCCCTTACTTCAAGACAATTCCTTGACAGAGGACAAAGTACTCGCATTATTGGGGGATATACCCGTTAAATTAGGTGGAGGAAAAACCGAACTACCTTTAAGAGATTTAATATCCATGCAATCTCAGATTAAATTAATAGAAATACTCGAAGAATTTCAAGACAAGTTCTAA
- a CDS encoding mechanosensitive ion channel family protein, with translation MNNTAAFAYWRLIIPVAIMLTSLIVGLILERIGIRLLADLVQKTQWQGEQIILRVFRHIIVVWCLIAGLYICLHPPLINFYLGGLGVNYYQYIAVIQKVLTSIVIASFTLVIARLAGELIEFYRSRGNFPVNRAFDKITRLVIYSLGTISIVSIAGFSIDEVYRYILPFAIVIASIVLGFIVDKKGLDTLYDLASRTPWEGDELILRSFKNVIIFWFILGGLTISTNIFPLPGTLRQLIIKSIIICFLASATLVIYRLAISFIRLYSRQEDGSATITSLFENITKLVVFTLGFLIILQSIGIGITPLITALGVGGISVGLALKGPLENLASGITIITSKKVRPGDYIKLSSGEEGYVTDVELKYTVIQKITGNLQIIPNAQLISSSFTNYGLPEKKMLLPIEVGVSYDSDLEKVEAVTLAVAREVIEDSDYQPFLCYNRFGYFSINFTVFLQVSDYFEQLTIRHKFIKTLHKRYQEEGIVIPFPIQTPYFEEKENSWDQVKFKDPPF, from the coding sequence ATGAATAATACTGCAGCTTTTGCATATTGGCGCCTCATTATTCCTGTGGCAATTATGCTAACTAGTCTAATTGTTGGCTTAATTCTCGAAAGAATAGGGATTAGATTATTAGCTGACCTCGTACAAAAAACTCAGTGGCAAGGAGAACAAATTATTTTACGAGTTTTTCGCCACATTATTGTTGTTTGGTGTCTAATTGCGGGTTTATATATTTGTTTACACCCTCCTCTAATTAATTTTTATTTGGGAGGTTTAGGAGTTAATTATTATCAATATATAGCTGTTATTCAAAAAGTATTAACTTCTATTGTAATTGCTTCATTTACACTAGTAATTGCTAGGTTGGCTGGAGAGTTAATCGAATTCTATCGCAGTCGGGGAAATTTTCCCGTTAATCGCGCTTTTGATAAGATAACTCGCCTAGTTATTTATAGTTTGGGGACAATTAGTATCGTTAGTATAGCAGGGTTTTCCATAGATGAAGTTTATAGATATATTTTGCCTTTTGCCATTGTTATAGCTAGTATTGTTCTCGGTTTTATCGTCGACAAAAAAGGACTAGACACCCTCTATGATTTAGCTTCTAGAACTCCCTGGGAAGGAGATGAGTTAATTCTTAGATCTTTTAAGAATGTAATTATTTTTTGGTTCATTCTAGGAGGATTAACTATCTCTACTAATATCTTCCCCCTACCTGGGACCCTGAGACAGTTAATTATTAAAAGCATTATTATTTGTTTCTTAGCTTCAGCGACTCTGGTTATCTATCGTTTGGCTATTAGTTTTATTCGGCTTTATAGTAGGCAAGAAGATGGTAGTGCTACCATAACATCCCTCTTTGAAAATATCACCAAACTAGTTGTTTTTACCTTAGGTTTTTTAATTATCTTACAATCTATTGGTATCGGTATAACTCCCTTGATTACTGCTTTGGGAGTGGGGGGTATTTCCGTGGGATTAGCCTTAAAAGGACCATTAGAAAATCTGGCTTCTGGAATTACTATTATTACTTCTAAAAAAGTTAGACCGGGAGATTATATTAAACTCAGTAGCGGGGAAGAGGGTTACGTTACTGATGTAGAGTTAAAATATACTGTTATTCAAAAAATCACGGGTAATTTACAAATCATACCCAACGCTCAGCTGATTTCTTCTAGTTTTACTAACTATGGACTTCCGGAAAAAAAGATGTTGTTACCTATTGAAGTAGGGGTAAGTTATGATAGCGATTTAGAAAAGGTAGAAGCAGTTACTCTTGCAGTCGCTCGAGAAGTTATCGAAGATTCGGATTATCAACCATTTTTGTGTTACAATCGCTTCGGTTATTTTAGTATCAACTTCACTGTATTTTTACAAGTAAGTGACTATTTTGAGCAATTAACTATCAGGCACAAGTTTATCAAAACGTTACATAAAAGGTATCAAGAGGAAGGGATCGTGATTCCCTTTCCTATTCAAACACCCTATTTTGAAGAAAAAGAAAATAGTTGGGATCAGGTAAAATTTAAAGACCCACCCTTTTAG
- the nuoK gene encoding NADH-quinone oxidoreductase subunit NuoK — MQLEYFLLIAAALFCIGIYGLITSRNAVRVLMSIELLLNAVNINLIGFSNFLDPLGLRGQVFAIFVLTIAASEAAVGLAIILAIYRNRDTIDMEQFNLLKW; from the coding sequence ATGCAACTTGAATATTTTTTACTGATCGCTGCGGCTCTTTTTTGTATTGGTATCTATGGTTTGATCACCAGTCGTAATGCAGTGCGCGTTTTAATGTCCATTGAATTGTTACTCAATGCGGTCAACATTAATTTAATCGGATTTTCTAATTTTCTCGATCCTCTGGGCTTGAGAGGACAAGTATTCGCTATCTTCGTGCTTACTATAGCTGCTTCAGAAGCCGCGGTGGGCTTAGCGATTATCCTCGCTATCTATCGCAATCGAGATACCATCGATATGGAACAGTTTAATCTCCTCAAGTGGTAA
- a CDS encoding NADH-quinone oxidoreductase subunit J, whose translation MNLAEGVQLVSFIVLAAMMLGAALGVVLLSNIVYSAFLLAVVFMSISGLYILLNADFVAAAQILIYVGAVNVLIIFAIMLVNKQEDFAAIPKRWIRKAATGLVCSSLFALLATMILVTPWALDSTSPALVESTIVELGKHLFSDFLLPFELASVLLLMAMVGAIILARRDLIPEQLISSETQQTALTLPERPRELASITSPSSED comes from the coding sequence GTGAATTTAGCGGAAGGAGTTCAATTAGTTTCTTTCATCGTATTAGCTGCGATGATGCTTGGCGCGGCTTTGGGAGTGGTGTTGCTGTCTAACATCGTTTACTCGGCTTTTCTTTTAGCGGTCGTTTTTATGAGTATTTCTGGGTTATATATTCTGCTTAACGCGGATTTTGTCGCCGCAGCACAAATACTAATCTACGTGGGCGCGGTCAACGTGTTAATTATCTTTGCGATCATGCTAGTTAACAAGCAGGAAGATTTCGCGGCTATCCCTAAACGCTGGATTCGTAAAGCCGCTACCGGTTTGGTTTGTTCGAGTTTATTCGCTTTGTTAGCTACGATGATTTTGGTAACCCCTTGGGCATTGGATTCTACTTCCCCTGCTTTAGTTGAAAGCACTATTGTTGAACTTGGTAAACATTTATTTAGTGACTTTTTACTTCCCTTTGAATTAGCTTCAGTTTTACTGCTAATGGCTATGGTAGGAGCGATTATTTTGGCTCGTCGGGATTTAATTCCAGAGCAGTTGATCTCCTCTGAGACTCAACAGACTGCTTTAACTTTACCAGAACGTCCTCGCGAATTAGCCTCTATTACTAGTCCATCATCAGAAGATTAA
- the ndhI gene encoding NAD(P)H-quinone oxidoreductase subunit I encodes MFNILKQVSDYAKGSFEAAKYIGQGLSVTFDHMQRRPITVQYPYEKLIPSERFRGRIHFEFDKCISCEVCVRVCPINLPVVDWTFNKETKKKELKHYSIDFGVCIFCGNCVEYCPTNCLSMTEEYELAAYDRHELNYDNVALGRLPTKVTQDPMVTPLRELGYLPKGVISPHDLPPESNRSGKRPEEILQEKNS; translated from the coding sequence ATGTTCAACATTCTTAAACAAGTCAGTGACTACGCAAAAGGCAGCTTTGAAGCAGCAAAATACATCGGTCAAGGACTCTCTGTAACTTTTGATCATATGCAGCGCCGTCCGATTACCGTACAATACCCCTATGAAAAGCTGATCCCCTCGGAACGCTTCCGGGGTAGAATTCACTTTGAATTTGATAAATGCATCTCTTGTGAAGTTTGTGTCCGAGTCTGTCCCATTAACTTACCCGTGGTTGACTGGACTTTTAACAAAGAAACCAAGAAAAAAGAACTAAAACACTATAGTATTGATTTTGGAGTTTGTATTTTTTGCGGTAATTGCGTGGAATATTGCCCCACTAATTGCCTCTCGATGACCGAAGAATACGAACTAGCTGCCTACGATCGCCATGAGCTCAATTACGATAACGTAGCCTTGGGTCGACTCCCCACCAAAGTCACCCAGGATCCCATGGTTACCCCACTAAGGGAATTAGGCTATCTACCCAAAGGTGTAATTAGTCCCCACGATTTACCACCAGAAAGTAATCGCTCTGGTAAGCGTCCTGAAGAAATACTCCAGGAAAAAAATAGTTAG
- the nuoH gene encoding NADH-quinone oxidoreductase subunit NuoH, producing the protein MNSGIDLQGSFIQSLIDLGLSDGLAKTIWLPLPMILMIIGATVGVLVVVWLERKISAAAQQRIGPEYAGPLGVLQPVADGIKLVFKEDVVPAKADRWLFTIGPIVVVIPVFLSYLVIPFGQNLVITDLNIGIFLWIALSSITPIGLLMSGYASNNKYSLLGGLRAAAQSISYEIPLALAVLAVVMLSNSLSTIDIVQQQSGWGILGWNIWRQPVGFLIFWIAALAECERLPFDLPEAEEELVAGYQTEYAGMKFGLFYVGSYVNLVLSALIFSILYLGGWEFIIPLDRIAGWIGVSETTPWLQILTASLGITMTVLKAYFLIFIAILLRWTVPRVRIDQLLDLGWKFLLPVSLANLLITAALKLTFPVAFGG; encoded by the coding sequence ATGAACTCAGGAATCGATCTACAAGGAAGCTTCATTCAATCCCTAATTGACTTGGGGCTGAGCGACGGTTTAGCTAAAACTATTTGGCTGCCTTTACCCATGATTTTAATGATTATTGGCGCCACCGTAGGAGTGTTAGTAGTCGTTTGGCTAGAAAGAAAAATATCCGCAGCCGCACAGCAACGGATTGGTCCAGAATACGCGGGACCACTTGGCGTATTACAACCAGTAGCCGATGGTATTAAGCTAGTCTTCAAAGAGGACGTGGTTCCCGCTAAAGCCGACCGTTGGTTGTTCACCATTGGACCCATTGTCGTGGTTATACCCGTCTTCTTATCTTATTTAGTTATACCTTTTGGACAGAATTTAGTAATCACCGACCTCAACATCGGTATCTTTCTCTGGATCGCTCTTTCTAGTATCACCCCCATCGGTTTATTGATGTCGGGTTACGCTTCTAACAACAAGTACTCTCTTCTAGGTGGTTTAAGAGCTGCAGCTCAATCGATTAGCTACGAAATACCTCTAGCTTTAGCAGTCTTGGCGGTCGTCATGCTCTCCAACAGTCTCAGCACCATCGATATTGTGCAACAACAATCGGGATGGGGTATTCTTGGTTGGAACATCTGGCGTCAACCCGTCGGTTTCCTTATTTTCTGGATCGCTGCTTTGGCTGAATGCGAACGTCTTCCCTTTGATTTACCCGAAGCAGAAGAAGAATTAGTAGCTGGTTATCAAACCGAATACGCTGGCATGAAATTTGGTCTATTCTACGTTGGTTCCTACGTCAACTTAGTCTTATCGGCTTTAATTTTCTCTATACTTTATCTAGGAGGATGGGAATTCATCATTCCTCTAGATCGTATAGCTGGATGGATCGGTGTCAGTGAGACTACTCCCTGGTTACAAATTCTGACCGCTTCTTTGGGCATTACTATGACCGTTCTCAAAGCCTATTTCCTCATCTTCATCGCTATTCTTCTGCGCTGGACGGTACCCAGAGTACGCATCGACCAACTCCTAGATCTCGGCTGGAAATTCCTCTTACCCGTTTCTTTAGCTAATTTACTCATTACCGCAGCCTTAAAACTCACTTTTCCTGTAGCTTTTGGTGGATGA
- the hemE gene encoding uroporphyrinogen decarboxylase, producing the protein MTHSLEVPLLLRAAHGEVLARPPVWMMRQAGRYMQVYRDLRDKYPSFRERSENPDLAIEISLQPWRAFQPDGVIMFSDILTPLPGMGIPFEIIESKGPIIDPAIRTQAQIDALRPLEPEESLPFIKTILQSLRQEVGNKSTVLGFVGAPWTLAAYAIEGKSSKTYSVIKSMAFSEPKILHQFLTKIADAIAIYVRYQIDCGAQVVQIFDSWAGELSPQDYEVFALPYQQRLIQQVKATHPHTPLILYISGSAGILEYMGQSGVDIVSVDWTLDIAQARQRLGKEIKVQGNIDPGVLFGSQSFIRDRIFDTIKKAGNHGHILNLGHGVLVGTPEDNVRFFFETAKQADQLLA; encoded by the coding sequence ATGACTCACTCCTTAGAAGTTCCGCTACTGTTGAGAGCAGCTCACGGTGAAGTTTTAGCGCGTCCTCCGGTGTGGATGATGCGACAAGCGGGGCGTTATATGCAAGTTTACCGAGATCTGCGCGATAAATACCCGAGTTTTCGGGAACGTTCGGAAAATCCTGACCTCGCTATCGAAATATCCCTACAACCTTGGCGAGCGTTTCAACCCGATGGAGTGATAATGTTCTCGGATATCTTAACCCCTTTACCGGGTATGGGTATACCCTTTGAGATTATTGAGAGCAAAGGTCCAATTATCGATCCAGCAATTCGCACTCAAGCCCAAATTGACGCACTTCGCCCTCTAGAGCCAGAGGAATCCTTGCCATTTATTAAAACAATATTACAGAGCTTGCGTCAAGAAGTGGGGAATAAATCTACAGTTTTGGGTTTTGTGGGGGCTCCTTGGACTTTAGCAGCTTACGCGATCGAAGGGAAAAGCTCTAAAACCTACTCGGTGATTAAAAGTATGGCTTTCTCGGAACCGAAAATATTGCACCAATTTTTGACTAAAATAGCCGACGCGATCGCTATTTACGTACGCTATCAAATCGATTGCGGCGCTCAAGTAGTACAAATTTTCGATTCTTGGGCGGGAGAACTCAGTCCCCAAGATTACGAGGTATTCGCGTTACCCTATCAACAACGACTAATTCAACAAGTTAAAGCTACCCATCCCCATACCCCATTAATTCTCTACATCAGTGGCAGCGCGGGTATCCTAGAGTATATGGGTCAATCGGGAGTAGATATCGTCAGTGTAGACTGGACCTTAGATATCGCTCAAGCTAGACAAAGACTAGGCAAAGAAATTAAAGTCCAAGGAAATATAGACCCCGGGGTATTATTTGGTTCCCAAAGCTTTATCCGCGATCGCATTTTCGATACCATCAAAAAAGCTGGAAACCATGGACATATCCTCAATCTTGGTCATGGCGTGCTAGTGGGTACTCCTGAGGATAACGTAAGATTTTTCTTTGAAACCGCGAAACAAGCAGATCAGTTGTTAGCTTAA
- the malQ gene encoding 4-alpha-glucanotransferase, whose product MSPKLNHLFMQEKRTSGILLHPTSLPSRFGIGDLGEEAYRFVDFLADNFQQFWQILPLGPIGYGNSPYSCFSAFAGNPLLISLEKLQAEGLLTKEDLSNIPEFPEDKVDYELVIQTKTPLLKKACREFQIQEGDNYLKREFEQFCLEHQSWLGEYTLFMAIKESQGGVSWSDWEKPLAMRSPVAIDKAKQELAQEIYYHQFVEFYFFRQWRSLKDHANHRGVQIIGDLPIYVAHDSADVWSNPQFFCLDRKTLKPSTMAGVPPDYFSADGQLWGNPVYLWKVLEEDDFRWWIARIKAILKYVDIIRIDHFLGFESFWAVKPGEATAVKGKWVKAPGEKFFTILEEELGHIPVIAEDLGSITPEVEALRDRFNFPGMKILQFAFDADRCSEFLPYNYVNRNCVVYTGTHDNDTTMGWFMERSPEEQARVSDYLGCICPEGIHWSLIRLALSSVANMAIFPLQDILGLGTWARTNVPGTLAGNWIWRYAPGSLTKELGERLKYYTWLYGRAPN is encoded by the coding sequence ATCTCACCTAAACTGAACCACTTATTTATGCAAGAAAAAAGAACGAGCGGCATTTTGTTACATCCAACTTCCTTACCTAGTCGCTTTGGTATTGGAGATTTAGGAGAGGAAGCCTATCGCTTTGTTGATTTTTTGGCGGATAATTTCCAGCAATTCTGGCAAATTTTACCCTTGGGACCGATTGGCTACGGGAATTCTCCTTATTCCTGCTTTTCTGCTTTTGCGGGTAACCCTCTGTTAATCAGTCTCGAGAAATTACAAGCTGAGGGGTTACTTACTAAGGAAGATTTGTCTAACATCCCAGAGTTTCCTGAAGACAAAGTAGACTATGAACTAGTCATCCAAACTAAAACACCCCTACTCAAAAAAGCGTGTCGAGAATTTCAAATTCAGGAGGGAGATAATTATCTCAAACGAGAATTTGAGCAGTTTTGTCTTGAACATCAAAGCTGGCTGGGTGAATATACTCTGTTTATGGCGATTAAAGAATCTCAAGGAGGAGTTAGCTGGAGTGACTGGGAAAAACCCTTAGCGATGCGATCGCCTGTAGCGATAGATAAAGCTAAACAGGAACTAGCTCAGGAGATTTACTATCATCAGTTTGTAGAATTTTACTTTTTCCGTCAATGGCGATCGCTCAAAGATCACGCCAATCACAGGGGTGTTCAGATTATTGGCGATCTTCCCATTTATGTCGCCCACGATAGTGCTGATGTCTGGTCTAACCCTCAATTTTTTTGTCTTGACCGCAAAACTTTGAAACCCTCTACTATGGCTGGAGTACCACCAGATTACTTTAGCGCTGACGGACAATTATGGGGAAATCCCGTTTATCTCTGGAAAGTTCTAGAAGAGGATGATTTTCGTTGGTGGATCGCTCGTATTAAAGCAATACTCAAGTATGTAGATATAATTCGTATCGATCATTTTCTGGGTTTTGAAAGTTTTTGGGCAGTAAAACCAGGTGAAGCTACAGCCGTAAAAGGAAAATGGGTCAAAGCACCAGGAGAAAAGTTTTTTACCATTTTAGAGGAGGAATTGGGTCATATACCAGTGATAGCCGAGGATTTGGGTTCTATTACTCCAGAAGTAGAAGCTTTGCGCGATCGCTTTAACTTCCCTGGTATGAAAATTCTCCAGTTCGCTTTTGATGCTGACAGATGTAGCGAATTTTTACCCTATAACTACGTCAATCGTAATTGTGTAGTATATACAGGAACCCACGATAACGATACTACTATGGGCTGGTTTATGGAGCGATCGCCCGAAGAACAAGCCAGAGTCAGTGACTATTTGGGCTGTATCTGTCCGGAGGGAATCCACTGGAGTTTAATCAGACTCGCTCTAAGTTCGGTAGCGAATATGGCTATTTTTCCCCTACAAGATATTTTAGGCTTAGGTACTTGGGCGCGCACTAATGTTCCGGGTACTCTTGCAGGTAACTGGATTTGGCGTTACGCTCCAGGATCGCTAACTAAAGAACTCGGAGAACGTCTCAAGTATTACACTTGGCTCTATGGGCGAGCTCCCAACTAA
- a CDS encoding phosphoribosyltransferase — protein sequence MPELYVSWSDYHQKIETLAAKIYQSRWDFNQIVCIAKGGLRVGDILSRIFEQPLAIVYAKSYEGEGNRTRGQITIAPQLLMLEAKLGDRVLLVDDLTDSGISLEQSVTWLKENFGEDIQEIRTGVIWCKGSSIIKPDYYVDYLPDNPWIHQPFEYYEQITPGDLLKHLES from the coding sequence ATGCCAGAGCTATACGTATCTTGGTCTGATTACCATCAAAAAATTGAAACTCTTGCAGCCAAGATTTATCAGTCCAGGTGGGACTTCAATCAAATCGTTTGCATCGCTAAAGGAGGATTAAGAGTAGGAGATATCCTTAGTCGTATTTTCGAACAACCTCTGGCTATTGTTTACGCTAAATCTTACGAAGGAGAGGGAAACCGCACCCGAGGTCAAATTACCATCGCTCCACAATTACTGATGCTCGAAGCTAAATTAGGCGATCGAGTCTTGTTAGTTGACGATTTGACCGATTCTGGTATCAGTTTGGAGCAATCTGTGACCTGGCTCAAAGAGAACTTTGGCGAAGATATACAAGAAATACGCACTGGGGTGATTTGGTGTAAAGGTTCTAGCATTATTAAACCCGACTATTACGTTGATTATCTCCCCGATAATCCTTGGATACATCAACCTTTTGAATATTATGAGCAGATAACTCCAGGAGATTTACTCAAACACCTGGAGTCATGA